In the Silvanigrella aquatica genome, GAAGATGTAATAAGTGTGCGCGTCGAAGTTTCATTAGATTTAAATCGATTAGCAATAATTTTCATACTTTCATTTAAATTATCTAAAAGAGAGGGCTTTGTATTTCCAATTATATTTGATACAGCTGCAAATGAATGCCCATTAATATTAGGTTGTTTATTAAATGATTGAATGACTTTCTCTTGAATTTTAGAAATAATTTGATGGGTATTTACAATAGCCGGATCGATGGATGAAGACTTCGAAGGATCAGGCAACATAAAAACAGGAATGGCTATGACAGATGCCGGATTTACGGCTTCATAACCTTCTTGAATGCCTGAAGGTGTCCATTTTGCTGTTTGGCAGGATGAAAATAAGAATACAGACATTATACTGCAAAGAATATTAAAATTTATAAGGCGCCTAATCCGCATTTTATTTTTCCTTTTAATTTACTCTTTATATTAAAACTCAACATAAAGAGCAACTATCAAATATCTATTTAAGCTTAATTAAATTTAAACGCTCACGCTTTTTGCAGAACTCTCAGTTGCATAACCGTTTTCAAAATAAGTTCATACTCTGAGGCGCATAATTTGTCCAAGATCGCTGGCAATGAAGAATCAGAAACCGAATGCAAATGGTATAAGGCATTGCGAACCAGTCCTTGATATTTAGCCCTAGTTGCTGCCGTTCCACCAAACCATTTTTCATATTGATCTGTATCCATGAGTGCCATGTCTTTAGCGGTGATGATTTGAAAAGGATTATGATAATTCGAAAATTCTTTTAATATTTTAAAATCACTTGTCACAAGATTATAAGGACACACCTCTTGGCAAATGTCACAACCATAAATTGTATTTGCAAAGTGGGGAATAAATTCATTGTCTACAATATCTCTATGCTCAATGGAAAGGTAAGAAAGGCATCGATTGGCATCTAAAAAATAAGGTTTTTTAAAAGCTTGGGTAGGGCAAGCATCAAGACATTTTGTGCAGTCACCGCAATCTAGATTAAGTATGGCGTTCTTATTTTCTAAATTTAAATCGCAAATATCCTGAATTGAAGCATCTGTGAGGAGAGTCGCAATAAAAAAAAAGCTCCCCATACCCGGACGAATTAGCATGGTATTTTTACCAATAAAACCTAATGCGGCTTCGCGTGCGTAGGCTCTATCAAAAAAGGGAATGGAATCGACAACAGCACGAAATTGAAACGGATTGCCAATTTGCTTTTGAAGTTTTGTCGCAATTAAATTTAACTGTTTCTTTAATACTTTATGATAATCTTTGCCATATACATATTTTGAAATTAACTTTTTAGCTAGTATCGATTCTGAATTATGATTTAATTGAATATTATTATGCGCATTTTCTTTTTTTTTATTTCGAACTCTATGACCAGCTGCGTAAGGAAACAAGAAGATAAGAGCATTTTTAACATTCGGTAAAATAAGGGAAGGATCTTTTCTAGCTTCTATATTATTTTCTAAAAATGTCATCTTCGCATGAGCATTTTCAGAAAGCCATTTTTGAAATGCAGGTATATCTTTTTCTAAAATAAGGGAATGATTTTTTTCAAAAGAAAACACTCCTGCGGACAAAATACCATTTTGATTTAATAAATCTAAAATTTCTTTTTTTAATTTCATAATTTTAATCTTACACTACTGGGATCAGCGTGTACAATGACATCTCCTTCAAACTCTAGGGCGAGAGCTTCTTCTATTTTTTCAATAATAACATGAACTTCTTGAAAAGATAAATCGTCTGGCAAAGTAACATGAAAATCAAAGAAGTATTTATGTCCACTTTTACGACCTCGAAAACGATGAATATCTTGAATTCGATTGTCCGTGTTTTTTACTTTTAACTGAGCCTGCAATTTTATTTCTTCTGAAATATCATGATCCATAAGTTCATTAATACTTGTTTTAATGAGTCCAAAAGATCCATAAATAATATATAAAGAAAATCCAAAAGCGATAATAGGATCGAGAATGGGATCTCCCAGTAAAATCACTATTAAAATAGCAATTCCACTTGCAATATTAGTAGTTAAATCAACTTTGTAATGCTCTGAATCAGCTAACAACGCCGGACTTTTTAATAATGTTCCCTTAGATTTTAACATTTTTGTAACTAAAAAACTGACAAATGCTGCGAATATAAAAAAAACAACTTGTCGCCAATCGGAATGATAATCTAATTCTATTTTACCTTTATAACTATCGTATATTTGTCGCACACTAGAAACGATAATACCTATGGCGCCACCAATAATTAAACATCCCTGACCTAAAGCAGCAATGCTTTCAACCCGGCCATGTCCGTAGGGATGGTTGTTGTCGGGATCGAGTCTGGAAAATTTGACAATCTTGCGATTTACAAGGCTGACAATCATATCCATGGTGCTATCCCACGCCGAAAGAGCTACAACTAAGGAACCGGTGAATAAAAAAAGAGAAAGCTTTCCAATAGCTAATCCCGCAGCACAGAGAGCGGCGATCAAGGCCGCTCTCTGTGCCATTTTGGAATTTACAGAATCACTTTCTAAGATTTTCTGCATGGCATCACAACTTTCTATTTTTTAAGATAGACCCGCTGATAAAAAGGAACTCCCTTTTCTGTAAACAGCTTTTGAAAAGCCGTTTCATAAGGCCCTCCTAGAAAATTCCGAGGTTGAGTCAAAGGCTCACCTTCTTGCACATCATCTGCTTTAAAACCGCAATCTAACACAATTTTATTGGTTTCTAAATAATAGGGCTCATGATCTGTTTTGAACCAAAAAAAGCCATTGGGAGCCAGCTTTTGATAAAGTCCTTCAATAAATTCTTTTTTAAGCAACCGATTTTTTTCATGACGATCTTTTGGCCAAGGGTCAGGAAAGAAAACACAAACGCCGTGTAAAGCATTTTCAGGAAGAATATCATTGATAAGAGCTTTTCCGTCACATATGGCGATTTTTCCATTATCGACAGCTAGTCTTTTAAGCTTACGTGCCGCTTTGACAACTCGTTTGTATGTAATGTCGATACCTAAAATATTGAATTGTGGATTTTGCAAAGCGAATTCAATTACATTTTTGCCCATATAGCACCCTATTTCAAGAACAATAGGTTTCTCTTTATTCTTAAAAAGATTTAAATAGTTTGCTTTTAATTCTTCTTGGGTAAGTAGATACTCTGAAAGAGAAAGGGCTTCTTTGAGATAGGGGTTTTCATGTCTATCAGGAGCCTTCTCGCCTTTTCGTAAATTATCAATAATAGTTCCAACTTTTCTCATTTATAAAATTCTTTCCCATCATTACTCTAATTTGACAAATCAAATTCTTGCCCAGCGCACCCTCCGCAGGTTGCCGAAAAGGCAAGAAGGAATCAAGTTATATTTTAAGTTATAGGATATACATGAAACTTAACATTCTTAAAAAAAGAATAATAAGGAGACATTTATTCTCTTTGGCACTAATGTTAATTTTAAATTATTCAAAACCAATTTATAGTTATAAATTTCCTGACACATTACCCTATTCACCCTATCCTTATTCCATATTAAGTTATTATTTTCACAAATCCTTTCCCGAACAGGAATGCACTCCAAATGGTATGCAAACACAGACTTTAAAAATTGATTATTCGCAAAAAACGCAAACTAAAAATGAATTTAGAGTAGGGTGGCATTTTAATTCAGAAATGGAAATCCCATCTCATTTAATGCCCTCCGTAGGAGGAGAAGTTCAAATTGCAAGGTGTTTACCTCCAGGAAGATGGGTTTTCTTAGGAAAAGGTAATGTTGAAAGAATGAATGGAAATATGATTGAAGCCCTCATTACAGGAATGGAATACAAAGGAACATCACCTGGAAAAATTCCACAAGATGTTGTCGAAACAGGAAATATGTACTGGCGTCCTATGGCGGGAGATAGCATTTTTCCTTTGCAAAAATATGTTAATAAAAAAATATCGATCACTCCAAAATTTGAAATTTCTTCACAAGAATTATTTGTCAGTCAAGATTTAAATCAATTTTCATATGAAATTTCTAAACAAGGGGAAGATCTCTTAAAAGAAAAATTTGACTATTTTAAACATAAAAATGGCAGATTACTTGTTGAAGGATTTATTTTAGCAGCAGGAAACAGTGATGATTTACGTATTGAAAGTTTAATGAGAGCGCAAACAATTGCAAAATATCTTTCTAATACTTTTAACATTGACTCAAATCAAATTATTGCAATTGGATATGGAAATGACTGGCTTGAAAAAGGCATGCAGCCCGTAAAAAACTGGCCTAATAAAAATATTACAAATGGAATTATTTTAAAAATTCTACCAGATTAGATTTCACTTTAAATTAACGCATTTTTGCTAAAACATCATCGCTTT is a window encoding:
- the queG gene encoding tRNA epoxyqueuosine(34) reductase QueG, translating into MKLKKEILDLLNQNGILSAGVFSFEKNHSLILEKDIPAFQKWLSENAHAKMTFLENNIEARKDPSLILPNVKNALIFLFPYAAGHRVRNKKKENAHNNIQLNHNSESILAKKLISKYVYGKDYHKVLKKQLNLIATKLQKQIGNPFQFRAVVDSIPFFDRAYAREAALGFIGKNTMLIRPGMGSFFFIATLLTDASIQDICDLNLENKNAILNLDCGDCTKCLDACPTQAFKKPYFLDANRCLSYLSIEHRDIVDNEFIPHFANTIYGCDICQEVCPYNLVTSDFKILKEFSNYHNPFQIITAKDMALMDTDQYEKWFGGTAATRAKYQGLVRNALYHLHSVSDSSLPAILDKLCASEYELILKTVMQLRVLQKA
- a CDS encoding cation diffusion facilitator family transporter, with the translated sequence MQKILESDSVNSKMAQRAALIAALCAAGLAIGKLSLFLFTGSLVVALSAWDSTMDMIVSLVNRKIVKFSRLDPDNNHPYGHGRVESIAALGQGCLIIGGAIGIIVSSVRQIYDSYKGKIELDYHSDWRQVVFFIFAAFVSFLVTKMLKSKGTLLKSPALLADSEHYKVDLTTNIASGIAILIVILLGDPILDPIIAFGFSLYIIYGSFGLIKTSINELMDHDISEEIKLQAQLKVKNTDNRIQDIHRFRGRKSGHKYFFDFHVTLPDDLSFQEVHVIIEKIEEALALEFEGDVIVHADPSSVRLKL
- the trmB gene encoding tRNA (guanosine(46)-N7)-methyltransferase TrmB; its protein translation is MRKVGTIIDNLRKGEKAPDRHENPYLKEALSLSEYLLTQEELKANYLNLFKNKEKPIVLEIGCYMGKNVIEFALQNPQFNILGIDITYKRVVKAARKLKRLAVDNGKIAICDGKALINDILPENALHGVCVFFPDPWPKDRHEKNRLLKKEFIEGLYQKLAPNGFFWFKTDHEPYYLETNKIVLDCGFKADDVQEGEPLTQPRNFLGGPYETAFQKLFTEKGVPFYQRVYLKK
- a CDS encoding OmpA family protein; the protein is MLILNYSKPIYSYKFPDTLPYSPYPYSILSYYFHKSFPEQECTPNGMQTQTLKIDYSQKTQTKNEFRVGWHFNSEMEIPSHLMPSVGGEVQIARCLPPGRWVFLGKGNVERMNGNMIEALITGMEYKGTSPGKIPQDVVETGNMYWRPMAGDSIFPLQKYVNKKISITPKFEISSQELFVSQDLNQFSYEISKQGEDLLKEKFDYFKHKNGRLLVEGFILAAGNSDDLRIESLMRAQTIAKYLSNTFNIDSNQIIAIGYGNDWLEKGMQPVKNWPNKNITNGIILKILPD